The Euleptes europaea isolate rEulEur1 chromosome 2, rEulEur1.hap1, whole genome shotgun sequence genome has a segment encoding these proteins:
- the TJP3 gene encoding tight junction protein ZO-3: MEEMVIWEQYTVTLSRDARKGFGIAISGGRDRPSGIDGDTSIIISDVVPGGPADGRLLNRDKIAMVNGLSMENVSSSFAIQTLKSCGKVANITVKRPRKIHLPVTSQPKSLPPSGSASRSANAGHYDSDEEYTYQVDKSLPPDADRHPGYSRRQAEVDHNRGYEGDSSSERSSGRYRDEDDAPRRQPIRSRRRSQDSGHRRRSQDSDSDRQPFANGHSGSTSGLALVSGFKRLPKQDFPMKPVRSTLVKSKESEEYGLKLGSQIFIRHITDTGLAAKDATLQEGDLILKINGVASENMSLEETRQLIERSEGRLTLHVLRDNRQFLVNIPQVRDSDSDSSRLDDISDLDSDGSMPPPAGRPPPPPGSLQRNSFLSRKNSSREEVVPAEELTITPVVDPQETPVNNNDARSGTHPSQGIIDGYSPDAKLVSFIKAKSIGLRLAGGNDVGIFVTGVQEGSPAETQGITEGDQILQVNDRVFHNLTREEAVQYLLELMPGEEVVLHIQNKQDIYRKMIKSNVGDSFYIRTHFDFEKDAPSGLSFTRGEVFHVLDTLYRGKMGSWLAVRMGKELQELEKGIIPNKNRAEQIASLENVLKATSSPFSSSGARAEFWKLRGLRGAKKNLRKSREDLSALTKQGHYPPYERVVLKEATFKRPVVVLGPIADIAMQKLSTEMPDQFEIAESVTREGGSAKVIKLDSVRQIAEQEKHALLDITPPAVERLNYVQYFPIVVFCEPESRQGVKAMRQWLAPDSKKSSRRLYAQASKMRKHWSHLFTATISLAGSSNSWYQSLKDIIRVQQGRPIWTTEDQVDIPAEESLDTLSQPPTGNSGYLTCDSRANSDYDETDAEGEAYTDQELDEPYEEQALARSSEPAEQSHELDLSERVAAALAYPIDRHDGDQQPEGQWRQDYSTREYEHEALRKKFTQAHVYDSESDQDYGYDWGPATDL; encoded by the exons ATGGAAGAAATGGTGATCTGGGAACAGTACACGGTGACCCTCAGCCGA GATGCCCGGAAGGGCTTTGGCATTGCCATCTCGGGCGGCCGGGACCGTCCCAGCGGCATCGATGGAGACACCTCAATTATCATCTCCGACGTAGTGCCGGGGGGACCGGCCGACGGTCGACTCCT GAACCGTGACAAGATCGCCATGGTGAACGGCCTCTCCATGGAGAACGTCTCGTCGTCTTTTGCCATACAGACCTTGAAAAGCTGCGGCAAAGTGGCCAATATT ACAGTGAAAAGACCCAGGAAAATCCATCTCCCGGTCACCAGCCAACCCAAGAGCCTACCACCTTCTGGTTCGGCTTCACGATCCGCCAACGCCGGACACTACGACTCGGATGAGGAGTACACTTATCAGGTGGACAAGTCCTTGCCGCCCGATGCCGATAGACATCCCGGCTACAGCCGGCGCCAGGCGGAAGTGGATCACAACCGAGGCTACGAGGGAGACTCCTCCAGCGAGCGGAGCTCTGGCCGCTACCGCGACGAGGACGACGCTCCCCGCAGGCAGCCGATCCGGAGCAGGAGGCGAAGCCAGGATAGTGGCCACCGGAGACGGAGCCAAGACAGCGATTCCGACCGGCAGCCTTTCGCCAATGGCCACAGCGGGAGCACGAGCGGGCTGGCGTTGGTGTCTGGGTTCAAGAGGTTGCCGAAGCAAGACTTTCCTATGAAGCCCGTCCGTTCGACCCTAGTGAAGAGCAAAGAGAGTGAAG AATACGGCTTGAAGCTCGGGAGCCAGATTTTCATCAGACACATCACGGACACCGGACTGGCGGCGAAGGATGCTACCCTGCAAGAGGGGGACCTCATACTAAAG ATCAACGGTGTGGCCAGCGAGAACATGTCTCTGGAGGAGACGCGGCAGCTGATCGAGAGGTCGGAAGGGAGGCTGACCTTGCACGTCTTGCGGGATAACCGTCAGTTTCTGGTCAACATCCCCCAAGTGAGAGACAGCGACAGTGACAGCTCCCGGCTGGACG ACATCTCCGACCTGGACTCGGATGGCTCGATGCCTCCCCCAGCGGGGCGACCCCCACCGCCTCCTGGTTCTCTGCAGAGGAATTCTTTCCT gtCAAGAAAAAATTCCAGCAGGGAAGAGGTGGTCCCAGCGGAGGAGTTGACCATAACCCCAGTTGTCG ACCCCCAGGAAACCCCTGTGAACAACAACGATGCCCGCTCTGGTACCCACCCTTCCCAAGGCATCATTGATGG GTACAGCCCAGATGCCAAGCTGGTGAGCTTCATCAAGGCCAAGAGCATCGGGTTGCGTCTTGCTGGGGGCAATGACGTGGGCATCTTTGTGACAGGTGTGCAGGAGGGAAGCCCAGCTGAGACCCAAGGCATCACGGAAGGGGACCAGATTCTCCAG GTAAATGACAGAGTGTTCCACAACCTAACGCGAGAGGAGGCCGTGCAGTACCTCCTGGAGCTGATGCCGGGCGAAGAGGTGGTTCTACACATTCAGAATAAGCAAGACA TCTACAGGAAGATGATCAAGTCCAACGTGGGGGATTCCTTCTACATCCGCACCCACTTCGACTTTGAGAAGGACGCCCCTTCCGGGCTTAGCTTCACTCGTGGCGAGGTCTTCCACGTGCTGGACACTCTGTACCGGGGTAAAATGGGGAGCTGGCTGGCTGTGCGGATGGGGAAGGAGCTTcaggagcttgagaagggcatcATCCCAAATAAGAACAG AGCGGAGCAGATTGCCAGTCTGGAGAACGTCCTGAAAGCCACGTCGAGCCCCTTCAGTTCCTCGGGGGCCCGGGCTGAGTTCTGGAAGCTACGGGGCTTGCGAGGGGCCAAGAAGAACCTACGCAAGAGCCGGGAGGACCTCTCTGCTCTCACCAAGCAAGGCCACTACCCGCCATACGAGAGGGTCGTGCTCAAGGAAG CAACCTTTAAGCGGCCAGTGGTGGTTTTGGGACCCATTGCTGACATCGCCATGCAGAAGTTGAGCACTGAGATGCCGGATCAGTTTGAGATCGCCG AGAGCGTCACCAGAGAAGGAGGGTCTGCCAAAGTCATCAAGCTGGACTCGGTGCGGCAGATCGCAGAACAG GAGAAGCACGCCTTGCTGGACATAACTCCCCCAGCCGTGGAGCGCCTCAACTACGTGCAGTACTTCCCGATCGTGGTCTTCTGCGAGCCGGAGAGCCGTCAGGGGGTGAAAGCCATGCGGCAGTGGCTGGCGCCCGACTCCAAGAAAAGCTCTCGGCGCCTCTATGCCCAGGCCTCCAAGATGCGCAAGCACTGGAGCCACCTCTTCACGGCCACCATCAGCCTCGCGGGGAGTTCGAACAGCTGGTACCAGAGCCTGAAGGATATAATCCGCGTGCAGCAAGGGCGGCCCATCTGGACGACTGAAGACcag GTGGACATCCCGGCCGAGGAAAGCCTAGACACTTTAAGCCAACCCCCCACTGGCAATTCCGGCTACCTCACCTGCGACAGCCGGGCCAACAGCGATTACGATGAAACGGACGCGGAGGGCGAGGCGTACACCGACCAGGAGCTCGACGAACCCTACGAGGAGCAGGCCCTGGCTCGCTCTTCGGAGCCCGCCGAGCAAAGCCACGAGCTGGACTTGAGCGAGCGGGTGGCCGCGGCTCTGGCGTACCCCATCGACCGG